A single Drechmeria coniospora strain ARSEF 6962 chromosome 03, whole genome shotgun sequence DNA region contains:
- a CDS encoding GTP cyclohydrolase-2 encodes MPSSDHQLPSFYSPRTDSHRHHDGDEPVDELSLSLPRSPPRKPEAPADDDTTRPMMPPPSLLSPAFTPPQTPGTQTPAPTTTGPRGVLVDSSIPSGGCGSRKPRLLETLPEVQCIVRARIPTVAGAEMFLHLYSNNVDSKEHLAIVFGKHIRSRSLDAPREGETEMDRMVRGAYTGRLYPGRTTSGVEASEPATPSPSPSAGQPPLVRIHSECYTGETAWSARCDCGEQLDEAARLMGLAGNAAGGIIVYLRQEGRGIGLGEKLKAYNLQDLGSDTVEANLLLRHPADARSYGLATAMLLDLGQRDVRLLTNNPEKIRAVEGPNREVVVKERVAMVPLSWKGEGGFRSREVEGYLKTKIEKMGHMLEAAGP; translated from the exons atgccgtcgtcggaccaCCAGCTGCCGTCCTTTTACTCCCCCCGAACCGACTCCCACCGGcatcatgacggcgacgagcccgTGGACGagctctccctctccctcccccgcTCCCCCCCCCGAAAGCCCGAGGCTCCGGCGGACGATGACACGACGCGGCCGATGAtgccccctccctccctcctctcgCCGGCCTTTACGCCCCCGCAGACGCCCGGTACGCAGAcgccggctccgacgacgaccggccCGCGAGGCGTCCTTGTCGACAGCTCCATCCCCTCGGGCGGCTGCGGCAGCAGGAAGCCGCGGCTGCTCGAGACGCTGCCCGAGGTCCAGTGCATCGTCCGCGCCCGCATAccgaccgtcgccggcgccgagatgTTCCTCCACCTCTACTCGAACAACGTCGACAGCAAGGAGCacctcgccatcgtcttcgGCAAGCACAtccggagccggagcctcGACGCGCCCcgcgagggcgagacggagATGGACCGCATGGTCAGGGGCGCCTACACCGGCCGGCTCTACCCcggacggacgacgagcggggTCGAGGCTTCGGAGCCGGCGacaccctcgccctcgccgtcggcgggccaGCCGCCCCTCGTCCGCATCCACTCCGAGTGCTACACGGGCGAGACGGCCTGGTCGGCGCGCTGCGACTgcggcgagcagctcgacgaggccgcccgcCTCATGGGCCTGgccggcaacgccgccggcggcatcatcgtcTACCTGCGCCAGGAGGGCCGgggcatcggcctcggcgagaagCTCAAGGCCTACAACCTGCAGGACCTCGGCTCCGACACGGTCGAGGCgaacctgctgctgcgccaCCCGGCCGACGCGCGGAGCTACGGCCTCGCGACGGCCATGctgctcgacctcggccagcgGGACGTCCGGCTGCTGACCAACAACCCGGAGAAGATtcgggccgtcgaggggccCAACCGGGAGGTTGTCGTCAAGGAGCGCGTCGCCATGGTTCCGCTCTCCTGgaagggcgagggcggcttcCGGAGTCGCGAGGTGGAGGGATATCTCAAGACGAAG ATTGAAAAGATGGGCCACATGCTGGAGGCTGCCGGGCCGTAG
- a CDS encoding DNA-dependent RNA polymerase I subunit A43 produces the protein MPAAKSPEPAAARPEKKHKKDKSSKAERKREREEDASVDAEERKHKKSKAAAGEAVGFDAEPSEGLTKKEKKKKKEKRSKQGEEAAEAVDNDELKAAKKSKKKSTLDGSVATPIKTDDDDDHVTDKHKKRKKKSAKHGKVEGEDEAVPATQGDADADADADAMDIDQPTSSTSSSHVHQPPDMPANPQFPFFSQTVSLYEPLYPQGWAQPVTHCQYQHLQHLQNKYVPSLRGVLLSYKNVAIGPNPGRDGAATDDDMPTTVRSLNEFAVGFGWITADVELFVPSRGAWMEGSINLQTEGHVGVVCYGKFNASVEARRLPPSWRWVSNESADARGFEETASVMTSDDHGVARQIHSTGFWTDGAGDKVKGKIRFRIRNFDAGTSGETSYLSLEGTMLDEASEKKLIKEEARTAQMRREKKSGWRIERRRAPEFSMTRFAPEGAETEGEAVKETEETKADPSVQKSSEME, from the coding sequence ATGCCCGCAGCCAAGTCGCCCGAGCCCGCAGCGGCGAGGCCCGAAAAGAAACATAAAAAGGACAAGTCCTCCAAGGCGGAGCGGAAACGCGAgcgcgaggaggacgcgtcggtcgatgccgaggagcggAAGCACAAAAAGtccaaggcggccgccggAGAAGCCGTGGGATTCGATGCCGAGCCATCGGAAGGACTgacgaagaaggagaagaagaagaagaaggagaagaggagCAAGCAGGGCGAGGAAGCTGCCGAAGCTGTCGACAATGACGAGCTCAAGGCGGCAAAGAAGAGCAAGAAAAAGTCCACGCTGGACGGTTCGGTGGCAACGCCGATAaagaccgacgacgacgacgaccatgtCACGGACAAGCACAAAAAGCGAAAGAAAAAGTCCGCAAAGCACGGcaaggtcgagggcgaggatgaggctgtgccggcgacgcagggagacgccgacgccgacgccgacgccgacgccatggaCATTGACCagccgacgtcctcgaccagTTCATCACACGTCCATCAGCCGCCCGACATGCCGGCGAACCCCCAGTTTCCCTTCTTCTCCCAAACCGTGTCCCTCTACGAGCCTCTATACCCCCAAGGCTGGGCGCAGCCCGTCACGCACTGCCAGTACCAGCACCTCCAGCACCTCCAGAACAAATATGTGCCGTCCCTTCGCGGCGTCCTGCTGAGCTACAAGAACGTGGCCATCGGCCCGAACCCCGgacgcgacggcgccgcgacggacgacgacatgccgacgacggtgaggtCGCTCAACGAGTttgccgtcggcttcggctggatcaccgccgacgtcgagctctTCGTCCCCAGCCGCGGAGCCTGGATGGAGGGCAGCATCAACCTGCAGACGGAGgggcacgtcggcgtcgtctgcTACGGAAAGTTCAACGCCTCCGTCgaggctcgccgcctccctccctcctgGAGATGGGTCTCCAACGAGTCCGCCGACGCGCGGGGCTTCGAGGAGACGGCGTCGGTCATGACCTCGGACGACCACGGCGTCGCGCGCCAGATCCACAGCACCGGCTTCtggaccgacggcgccggcgacaaggTCAAGGGAAAGATACGCTTCCGGATACGCAACTTTGACGCCGGCACGAGCGGCGAGACGAGCTACCTGAGCCTCGAGGGCACCAtgctggacgaggcgagcgagaaGAAGTTGATCAAGGAAGAAGCCCGCACCGCGCAGATGCGGCGGGAGAAGAAGAGCGGTTGGAGGATCgaacgccgacgagccccCGAGTTCAGCATGACCCGCTTCGCACCCGAGGGGGCCGAGacggagggcgaggccgtcaaggagaCCGAGGAGACGAAAGCGGATCCCTCCGTCCAGAAGAGCTCGGAGATGGAGTGA